The Geothrix sp. genome window below encodes:
- a CDS encoding FAD-binding oxidoreductase — MHDLAQIASDLRAMLGADAVLTEAEDLVRYESGWRYGKGKALLAARPGTTAEVSKLMAYCQARGIRVMPQGANTGLVGASNPDASGRMLVLSLERLNKRLEIDPINRTAVVDGGLLLSTLNEALSVHGLTFPIDLGADPTIGGMIATNTGGTRLLKYGDVRHNLQGVEVVLADGTVVDALNHLRKNNTGLDLKQLFVGTSGVYGVITGAVLQVVPVPRQHAVALVGCVSGGAVLALMQVLERELADVFTAYEVISANALNPVFRHHEDIRNPYGSSQPPAYTALVELSSTLPDTALNLPEVLEERLGAFLESEAGEGVTDVFMGKPEEFWAIRHHISESLRNEGKVLAFDISVPRSRMAAFTDAAVALLAKDYPFVRACDFGHWGDGGTHLNLVWMEAESPRPTAEIVEELQARIYELAVRGFDGSYSAEHGVGPHNQRFYDAYTPEPVKGVNHALKQHLDARNLLGTTRLD, encoded by the coding sequence ATGCACGACCTCGCCCAAATCGCTTCCGACCTGCGCGCCATGCTGGGCGCCGATGCCGTCTTGACTGAGGCGGAGGATCTCGTCCGCTACGAGTCGGGCTGGCGGTACGGGAAAGGCAAGGCCCTGCTGGCGGCCCGCCCTGGCACCACGGCCGAGGTGTCGAAGCTCATGGCCTACTGCCAGGCGCGCGGGATCCGGGTGATGCCTCAGGGGGCCAATACCGGGCTGGTGGGTGCATCCAACCCGGACGCCAGCGGCCGGATGCTGGTGCTCAGCCTGGAGCGCCTGAACAAGCGTCTGGAGATCGATCCGATCAACCGCACCGCGGTGGTGGATGGCGGCCTGCTGCTCAGCACGCTCAATGAGGCCCTTTCCGTGCACGGCCTGACTTTCCCCATCGACCTCGGGGCGGATCCCACCATCGGCGGCATGATCGCCACCAACACCGGTGGCACGCGCCTCCTGAAATACGGGGATGTGCGCCACAACCTGCAGGGCGTGGAGGTCGTGCTGGCCGACGGCACGGTGGTCGATGCGCTGAACCACCTGCGGAAGAACAACACGGGCCTGGACCTCAAGCAGCTCTTCGTGGGTACCAGCGGCGTTTATGGCGTGATCACCGGGGCGGTGCTGCAGGTGGTGCCCGTGCCCCGCCAGCATGCGGTGGCCTTGGTGGGCTGCGTCTCAGGTGGGGCCGTGCTGGCCCTGATGCAGGTCCTGGAGCGCGAGCTTGCGGATGTCTTCACGGCCTACGAAGTCATCAGCGCCAACGCGCTGAATCCGGTGTTCAGGCACCACGAGGATATCCGCAATCCCTACGGCAGCAGCCAACCTCCCGCCTACACGGCGCTGGTGGAGCTGTCATCCACCTTGCCCGACACCGCCTTGAACTTGCCCGAGGTCCTGGAGGAGCGCCTGGGCGCCTTCCTGGAAAGCGAGGCGGGCGAAGGGGTCACGGATGTGTTCATGGGCAAGCCCGAGGAATTCTGGGCCATCCGCCACCACATCAGCGAGAGCCTGCGCAACGAAGGCAAAGTGCTGGCCTTCGACATCAGCGTGCCCCGCAGCCGCATGGCGGCTTTCACCGATGCGGCTGTGGCCCTCCTGGCCAAGGATTACCCCTTCGTCCGGGCCTGCGACTTCGGCCATTGGGGCGATGGGGGCACGCACCTCAACCTGGTCTGGATGGAAGCGGAATCCCCGCGCCCGACGGCGGAGATCGTCGAGGAACTGCAGGCCCGGATCTACGAACTGGCAGTGCGCGGTTTCGACGGCTCATACAGCGCCGAGCATGGCGTCGGACCCCATAACCAGAGGTTCTACGACGCCTATACGCCGGAGCCAGTGAAGGGCGTAAATCATGCGCTCAAGCAGCACCTCGATGCCAGGAATCTGTTGGGCACCACGCGCCTGGACTGA
- a CDS encoding EAL domain-containing protein: MQKGILEHLLSGEGAIVPHVQPMYRLRDNRMMAQEYLARHLDAAGVTHPVGPILQDPGLAPADRLALDLRFLDATFAALARHGEGDFLHFVNLEPVSLEAPGFWDCLPRWLEALPFPVERVVMEFTESQGVHDLAALQRYAQKLRDAGLRLAVDDLGAGVASLTHMARLAPDFIKADRSLVEQVHRRPYQAALLNALSHFAQRMCIGFIAEGIETLEELESVMDADVPWGQGFILGQPWPTRPRPIAGPIAASES; this comes from the coding sequence ATGCAGAAGGGCATCCTGGAACATCTGCTGAGCGGCGAGGGCGCCATCGTGCCCCATGTCCAGCCCATGTACCGGCTCCGGGACAACCGCATGATGGCCCAGGAGTACCTGGCCCGGCACCTGGATGCGGCGGGCGTGACCCACCCCGTGGGCCCGATCCTCCAGGACCCGGGCCTGGCTCCGGCGGACCGCCTGGCCCTGGACCTGCGCTTCCTCGACGCCACCTTCGCCGCCCTCGCCCGCCACGGCGAAGGCGACTTCCTGCATTTCGTGAACCTCGAGCCGGTGAGCCTGGAGGCCCCCGGGTTCTGGGACTGCCTCCCGCGCTGGCTGGAGGCCCTGCCCTTCCCCGTGGAGCGCGTGGTGATGGAGTTCACCGAATCCCAGGGCGTGCATGATCTGGCGGCGCTCCAGCGCTATGCCCAGAAGCTGCGCGACGCCGGCCTGCGCCTGGCGGTGGACGACCTGGGGGCCGGCGTGGCCAGCCTCACCCACATGGCCCGCCTGGCCCCGGACTTCATCAAGGCCGACCGCAGCCTCGTGGAGCAGGTCCACCGCCGCCCCTACCAGGCCGCGCTGCTCAACGCCCTCTCCCACTTCGCCCAGCGCATGTGCATCGGCTTCATCGCCGAGGGCATCGAAACGCTCGAGGAACTTGAATCCGTCATGGATGCCGATGTGCCTTGGGGCCAGGGCTTCATCCTGGGCCAGCCCTGGCCGACCCGGCCCAGGCCGATCGCTGGGCCTATCGCAGCTTCAGAGAGCTGA
- the mraY gene encoding phospho-N-acetylmuramoyl-pentapeptide-transferase, with protein sequence MLPWLLYPFRDLVPGFSVFRYVTFRTAMAAATAMVLSLLLGPWVIRTLTALKMGQHIRDVGPEHHQKKAGTPTMGGILILLVITVSTLLWCDLKNGAIWVALMALLGFGTVGAFDDAQKLLKKQNLGLSSWQKMALLTGISLVVAWLILHFGLRGTATSQLSVPFFKNFRPDVGIFLIPWIWLVMVGTSNAVNLTDGLDGLATGGTLIVSLTYAILAYVVGHVKIAAYLVVPHVPGGAELSVFMGAMAGACLGFLWYNAHPAEVFMGDTGSLGLGGALGTVAVIIKQEVLLVIAGGLFVVEAVSVILQVGSFKLRGGKRIFRMAPFHHHLELGGLQETKVVIRMWITAIVCSILALSSLKLR encoded by the coding sequence ATGCTTCCCTGGCTGCTCTATCCCTTCCGCGACCTGGTTCCGGGCTTCTCCGTCTTCCGCTATGTGACCTTCCGGACGGCCATGGCGGCGGCCACGGCCATGGTGTTGAGCCTGCTCCTGGGCCCCTGGGTCATCCGCACCCTGACGGCCCTGAAGATGGGCCAGCACATCCGTGATGTCGGCCCCGAGCACCACCAGAAGAAGGCGGGCACGCCCACCATGGGCGGCATCCTCATCCTGCTGGTGATCACCGTATCCACGCTGCTTTGGTGCGATCTCAAGAACGGCGCCATCTGGGTGGCCCTCATGGCCCTGCTGGGCTTCGGCACCGTGGGCGCCTTCGACGATGCCCAGAAGCTGCTCAAGAAGCAGAACCTGGGCCTCAGCAGCTGGCAGAAGATGGCCCTGCTCACCGGCATCTCGCTGGTAGTGGCGTGGCTCATCCTGCATTTCGGCCTGCGGGGTACGGCCACCAGCCAGCTGTCCGTGCCCTTCTTCAAGAATTTCCGGCCGGATGTGGGCATCTTCCTGATTCCCTGGATCTGGCTGGTGATGGTGGGCACGAGCAACGCCGTGAACCTCACGGATGGCCTGGACGGGCTGGCCACGGGCGGCACGCTCATCGTGTCGCTCACCTACGCGATCCTGGCCTATGTGGTGGGCCATGTGAAGATCGCCGCCTACCTGGTGGTGCCTCATGTTCCGGGCGGTGCCGAACTATCGGTGTTCATGGGGGCCATGGCCGGGGCCTGCCTGGGCTTCCTCTGGTACAACGCCCACCCCGCGGAAGTCTTCATGGGGGATACGGGCTCTCTGGGCCTGGGCGGCGCGCTGGGTACGGTGGCCGTCATCATCAAGCAGGAGGTGCTGCTGGTGATCGCCGGCGGTCTCTTCGTGGTGGAGGCCGTGAGCGTGATCCTGCAGGTGGGCAGCTTCAAGCTGCGGGGCGGCAAGCGCATCTTCCGCATGGCGCCCTTCCACCACCACCTCGAGCTGGGCGGGCTGCAGGAAACGAAAGTGGTGATCCGCATGTGGATCACCGCCATCGTCTGCTCGATCCTGGCCCTCAGCTCTCTGAAGCTGCGATAG
- the murF gene encoding UDP-N-acetylmuramoyl-tripeptide--D-alanyl-D-alanine ligase has product MSLWSLFQVASQVGGEILGDGAVRPSSLSLDTRTIQPGACFVALRAERDGHAFCAQAVERGAAALLVDHPLDSGCPQLVVPDTLAALQRWGQVRLAAVRPRAVFGVTGSVGKTSTKELLAAAVGGWKTPGNRNNTLGLPEALATLPEGLGAAVLEMGMSTPGEIRRLTEIVPLDFGLITLVGTAHIENFAKGQQGIAEAKGELVAGLVPGGAWAYLAADEWCRWIAGQPWARHAEALPVGQGQAYGWEGVESLGAAGEAFRLRTPMGELPVRIQLPGEHQVRNAALAATLALRAGFDPERVVAGLGAVLPEPGRGRLLPLAGGGCILDETYNASFDSILACARALLQLPGGEALAVLGSMRELGPEALRIHRETGVALKAQGLSRLWAYGDFAAAYAEGFGPGARAFPDFEALRDGAGGLSAIPPGARILVKGSRFWRAERAVEFLLQSSALSPQSSGS; this is encoded by the coding sequence ATGAGTCTCTGGTCCCTGTTCCAGGTGGCCTCCCAAGTGGGGGGAGAGATCCTCGGCGACGGCGCGGTGAGGCCCTCGTCCCTCTCCCTGGATACCCGGACGATCCAGCCTGGCGCCTGCTTCGTCGCCCTGCGGGCCGAGCGGGATGGCCATGCTTTCTGCGCCCAGGCGGTCGAGAGGGGCGCCGCGGCCCTGCTGGTGGATCATCCTCTGGACAGCGGGTGTCCACAGCTGGTGGTGCCCGATACGCTGGCGGCCCTCCAGCGGTGGGGCCAGGTGCGGCTGGCGGCCGTGCGCCCCCGGGCCGTGTTCGGCGTGACCGGCAGCGTGGGCAAGACCAGCACCAAGGAGCTGCTGGCGGCGGCCGTGGGGGGCTGGAAGACACCGGGCAATCGCAACAACACCCTGGGGCTGCCCGAGGCCCTGGCGACCCTGCCGGAGGGCCTGGGCGCCGCGGTGCTTGAGATGGGCATGAGCACACCCGGCGAGATCCGCCGCCTGACGGAAATCGTCCCGCTGGATTTCGGACTCATCACCCTGGTCGGCACAGCCCACATCGAGAACTTCGCCAAGGGCCAACAAGGCATTGCGGAGGCCAAGGGCGAGCTGGTGGCGGGCCTGGTGCCGGGAGGCGCCTGGGCCTACCTGGCGGCGGACGAGTGGTGTCGCTGGATCGCCGGGCAGCCCTGGGCCCGCCATGCCGAGGCCCTCCCCGTGGGCCAGGGGCAGGCCTACGGCTGGGAAGGGGTCGAATCCCTGGGCGCCGCCGGCGAGGCCTTCCGCCTGCGGACGCCCATGGGCGAACTCCCGGTGAGGATCCAGCTGCCAGGGGAACACCAGGTTCGGAATGCGGCGCTCGCCGCCACCCTCGCGCTCCGAGCCGGGTTCGATCCGGAGCGTGTCGTGGCGGGCCTGGGAGCCGTCCTGCCCGAGCCCGGCCGGGGGCGTCTCCTCCCGCTCGCCGGGGGCGGCTGCATCCTGGACGAGACCTACAACGCCAGCTTCGATTCCATCCTCGCCTGCGCCCGGGCCCTTCTGCAGCTGCCGGGTGGCGAGGCCCTGGCTGTGCTGGGCTCCATGCGCGAACTGGGTCCCGAGGCGCTGCGCATCCACCGGGAGACCGGCGTGGCCCTGAAGGCCCAGGGCCTTTCCCGCCTCTGGGCTTATGGTGATTTCGCGGCCGCCTACGCCGAGGGCTTCGGGCCTGGGGCCCGGGCCTTCCCGGATTTCGAGGCTTTGCGCGACGGGGCCGGCGGACTCTCCGCAATCCCGCCGGGAGCCCGTATCCTGGTGAAGGGAAGCCGATTCTGGCGGGCCGAGCGCGCCGTGGAATTCCTTCTGCAATCCTCTGCCCTCAGTCCCCAGTCCTCAGGCTCTTGA
- a CDS encoding DASS family sodium-coupled anion symporter translates to MGGKKWLYLVLAFACLAGILWFMPTSAALKPAAKASLAIAVFAIIVWVTQALDDALSALVIVFLLAALKATDLTGSFAGYSNTALWLIVIGFIMAACMEKSGLSKRIALFLVNAAGGSAIKVYWAVALVMAVLSFLVPSITARTLLMLPIILGVGQAFGTKPGESNIVKALLFIVAMSGTMMSIGVLTAHVGNPITAGLIQTATKSTISWSQWLKVGAPPAFILAFVSVYVIQLMWPPEFKNLGKGQDFVRTELAALGKFSGMEAYTLAVFLLTLVLWATDSFHKINVVIIGMLSVILLLWPSKGVMTWKEAQQKVPWNVFVLYGAGLSMGTALASSGAAKWLAGTMLSPIVTMPHAVQMVILIWFITGLQIFFTGGGPKTTALTPIIIAHAVAIGANPLGFALILGMNMQHQYLLPVSNMPNAVAMGTGHVTTKELMKTGAVMSVLAAAFMTGVVFTYWKWLGLVQ, encoded by the coding sequence ATGGGTGGCAAGAAGTGGCTCTACCTGGTGCTGGCTTTCGCCTGTCTGGCGGGAATCCTGTGGTTCATGCCCACCTCGGCGGCGCTGAAGCCCGCGGCGAAGGCCTCGCTGGCCATCGCGGTCTTCGCCATCATCGTCTGGGTCACGCAGGCCCTGGATGATGCCCTGAGCGCCCTCGTCATCGTATTCCTGCTCGCGGCACTGAAGGCCACGGACCTCACGGGATCTTTCGCTGGCTATTCCAACACGGCGTTGTGGCTCATCGTCATCGGCTTCATCATGGCGGCCTGCATGGAGAAATCAGGGCTGTCCAAGCGCATCGCGCTGTTCCTGGTGAACGCGGCGGGCGGCTCGGCCATCAAGGTCTACTGGGCCGTGGCGCTGGTCATGGCGGTGCTGAGTTTCCTGGTGCCCTCCATCACCGCCCGCACGCTGTTGATGCTGCCGATCATCCTCGGCGTGGGCCAGGCCTTCGGGACCAAGCCCGGCGAGAGCAACATCGTCAAGGCGCTGCTCTTCATCGTGGCCATGAGCGGCACGATGATGAGCATCGGCGTCCTCACCGCCCATGTGGGCAATCCCATCACGGCAGGCCTCATCCAGACCGCCACGAAGAGCACCATCTCCTGGTCCCAGTGGCTCAAGGTGGGCGCCCCGCCGGCCTTCATCCTGGCCTTCGTGTCGGTGTATGTGATCCAGCTGATGTGGCCGCCCGAGTTCAAGAACCTGGGCAAGGGGCAGGACTTCGTCCGCACCGAGCTGGCCGCCCTGGGCAAGTTCAGCGGCATGGAGGCCTACACTCTGGCCGTCTTCCTGCTCACCCTGGTCCTCTGGGCCACGGACTCCTTCCACAAGATCAATGTGGTGATCATCGGCATGCTGTCCGTGATCCTGCTGCTCTGGCCCAGCAAGGGCGTGATGACCTGGAAGGAAGCTCAGCAGAAGGTACCTTGGAATGTCTTCGTGCTGTACGGTGCGGGTCTGTCGATGGGGACGGCGCTGGCCAGCTCCGGTGCGGCGAAATGGCTGGCGGGCACCATGCTCTCCCCCATCGTCACCATGCCCCACGCGGTTCAGATGGTGATCCTCATCTGGTTCATCACCGGCCTGCAGATTTTCTTCACGGGTGGAGGCCCGAAGACCACGGCCCTGACGCCGATCATCATCGCCCACGCCGTGGCCATCGGCGCAAATCCCCTGGGCTTCGCCCTCATTCTCGGGATGAACATGCAGCATCAGTATCTCCTGCCGGTGAGCAACATGCCCAACGCCGTGGCCATGGGCACCGGTCATGTCACGACCAAGGAGCTGATGAAGACCGGCGCCGTGATGAGCGTGCTGGCCGCCGCCTTCATGACCGGCGTGGTCTTCACCTACTGGAAGTGGCTGGGACTCGTCCAGTGA
- the murD gene encoding UDP-N-acetylmuramoyl-L-alanine--D-glutamate ligase, whose product MRTVVMGAGRSGLAAARFLAAAGRPVVVTDSRSEPSPELELALAKAGIPGVWGSHPEALLERCGELVISPGIPRSAPFVAEALVRGIPVIGEVELAHRVLRARNDGSLVLAVTGTNGKSTTTDLAAHLLGTAGTPSVACGNLGTPVIEAVAAGLPGTVYVVELSSYQLESLAAFHAEGAAFLNLTPDHLARHGTLEAYRRAKLRIFERQGAGDLRVVPAAHSEWWEDAPGTGRAARFGWTPCEAWCDGEGRLTLHGEALLHRDELRIPGDHNVENALAAALLARHGGASLEAIREGLRSYPGLAHRIAFCGEKGGVRAYNDSKGTNVDATVTAIKALPGPLVLLLGGTDKGASYEPLRAALEGKLRRLVFLGEAIPQLTRDLGDLPHEVVPAFDNAVHAALALARPGDQVLLSPACASFDQFDNFEQRGERFEALIGAWLE is encoded by the coding sequence ATGAGGACAGTGGTCATGGGGGCAGGGCGCTCGGGCCTGGCGGCGGCCCGTTTCCTGGCGGCGGCCGGGCGGCCGGTGGTGGTCACGGACAGCCGCTCCGAGCCCAGCCCTGAGTTGGAGCTCGCCCTGGCGAAGGCGGGCATTCCCGGCGTCTGGGGGAGCCATCCCGAAGCCCTGCTGGAGCGCTGCGGCGAGCTCGTCATCAGTCCCGGCATTCCCCGCAGCGCGCCCTTCGTGGCCGAGGCCCTGGTCCGGGGTATCCCCGTGATCGGGGAGGTGGAACTGGCCCATCGCGTCCTCCGCGCCCGGAATGACGGGAGCCTCGTGCTCGCCGTGACGGGCACCAACGGCAAGAGCACCACCACGGATCTGGCGGCGCACCTGCTGGGGACCGCGGGGACGCCCTCGGTGGCCTGCGGCAACCTGGGCACCCCCGTGATCGAAGCCGTCGCGGCCGGCCTTCCCGGCACGGTCTATGTGGTGGAGCTGAGCAGCTACCAGCTCGAATCCCTGGCGGCGTTCCATGCGGAGGGCGCCGCCTTCCTCAACCTCACGCCCGACCACCTCGCGCGTCACGGCACCCTCGAGGCCTACCGCCGGGCCAAGCTGCGGATCTTCGAACGGCAGGGCGCCGGAGATCTCCGCGTGGTGCCCGCCGCCCACTCCGAGTGGTGGGAGGACGCCCCGGGGACGGGGCGCGCGGCCCGATTCGGCTGGACGCCCTGCGAAGCCTGGTGTGACGGGGAAGGCCGCTTGACCCTTCATGGAGAGGCGCTCCTGCACCGCGATGAGCTGCGCATTCCAGGCGACCACAATGTGGAGAACGCCCTGGCCGCGGCGCTGCTGGCCCGGCACGGCGGCGCCAGCCTGGAGGCCATCCGCGAGGGCCTGCGGAGCTACCCCGGCCTGGCCCACCGCATCGCCTTCTGCGGGGAGAAGGGCGGCGTCCGCGCCTACAACGACTCCAAGGGTACCAATGTGGACGCCACGGTCACGGCCATCAAAGCGCTGCCGGGTCCCCTGGTGCTGCTGCTGGGTGGCACGGACAAGGGTGCCAGCTACGAGCCCCTCCGCGCGGCGCTCGAGGGCAAGCTGCGACGCCTCGTCTTCCTCGGGGAGGCCATTCCCCAGCTCACCCGCGATCTCGGCGATCTGCCCCACGAGGTGGTGCCGGCCTTCGACAATGCCGTCCACGCGGCTTTGGCCCTGGCCCGGCCCGGCGACCAGGTGCTCCTCAGCCCGGCCTGCGCCAGCTTCGACCAGTTCGACAACTTCGAGCAGCGGGGTGAGCGATTTGAAGCCCTGATCGGGGCCTGGCTCGAGTAA